TGAGAAACATAAAAAACAAAGAGAGTTTCTCCTGACCTTGTTTTTGGGATTTTTATTTTAGCACTCATGGAAGATGATTTCATGAATAAAAAAGTAGCATGAACGAAAAGAAAAATAAGAAACAATGAATGAAAATGAAATTTATTATCAATAATATAATTAAGAAAAGGGTAACCGCCATATGGTTACCCGAAAAAAATTAAGCTTCTGGTGTGAAAGTTTTACAATCCGTTTCTTCTGTTTTCGAGGCTTGCTTTCCTTTATGACTTACTACATAAATTGCATCGGCATTACATTTGTTACCGTTGCCCCAATATTTACAGTTGTTTACTTCGCATAAA
The window above is part of the Bacillus cytotoxicus NVH 391-98 genome. Proteins encoded here:
- a CDS encoding DUF1540 domain-containing protein is translated as MAQDVLCEVNNCKYWGNGNKCNADAIYVVSHKGKQASKTEETDCKTFTPEA